Proteins encoded together in one Polaribacter reichenbachii window:
- a CDS encoding DUF5060 domain-containing protein — translation MTAQEKVEQWNRFEISLKHKTKGNPFKDVKLSAKFFNSDTAYVVKGFYDGNNAFKIRFMPQTVGIWNYIISSNIEKFNTKTGSFNCVKASVDNHGMVKVSETYHFKYADGKNYYPFGTTAYAWTHMKEELQEETLKTLEKADFNKVRMCVFPKNYDLVKEEPKIYPFKIKKVETNAKGDKFFTWDFDEMNPEFFQHLEKRIDDLNKINVQADLILFHPYDGGRWGFDSLPLEVNIKYLEYITARLSSFKNVWWSLANEWNYVDAKTVSDWDALTEVVVKNDPYRHLCSIHGATSSYYDYFKPEYTHVSIQDEAPVLNSYSSATLRNIFKKPIVLDEVGYEGNLERRWGRLSPEKMTHLVWNGVIAGAYVTHGEVYRFHTKEDTFFWADGGSLKGESWKRIKFLKSIIEAAPEPLFMTDISRDLKTASSGKGFYFIYFGEEISESWAFNLPKKNGDLEKLKENVKFKVEIIDTWDMTITKVPGVFETQKVKDNYRLYDKELKEVRLPYKPYIALRITEIN, via the coding sequence ATGACTGCTCAAGAAAAAGTAGAGCAATGGAATCGTTTTGAAATCAGTTTAAAACATAAAACAAAAGGAAATCCGTTTAAAGATGTAAAACTTTCTGCTAAATTTTTTAATTCTGATACAGCTTACGTTGTTAAAGGATTCTATGATGGAAATAACGCTTTTAAAATTCGTTTTATGCCACAAACAGTTGGTATATGGAATTATATTATTTCTTCAAATATTGAAAAATTTAATACAAAAACAGGGAGTTTTAATTGTGTAAAAGCATCAGTTGACAATCATGGAATGGTAAAAGTTAGTGAAACCTATCATTTTAAATATGCTGATGGTAAAAACTACTATCCTTTTGGTACAACTGCATATGCATGGACGCATATGAAAGAGGAACTTCAAGAGGAAACTTTAAAAACATTAGAAAAAGCAGACTTCAATAAAGTAAGAATGTGTGTATTTCCTAAAAATTATGATTTAGTTAAAGAAGAACCTAAAATATATCCTTTCAAAATAAAAAAAGTAGAAACAAATGCTAAAGGTGATAAATTTTTTACTTGGGATTTTGATGAAATGAATCCTGAATTTTTTCAACATTTAGAAAAACGAATAGACGATTTAAACAAAATAAATGTTCAGGCAGATTTAATTCTTTTTCACCCTTACGATGGTGGACGTTGGGGATTTGATTCATTGCCATTGGAAGTAAATATAAAATATCTGGAATATATTACTGCGCGTTTATCATCATTTAAAAACGTTTGGTGGTCATTGGCAAACGAATGGAATTATGTGGATGCTAAAACGGTTTCAGATTGGGATGCTTTAACAGAAGTAGTTGTTAAAAATGATCCATACAGACATTTATGTTCTATTCATGGAGCAACATCGAGTTATTACGATTATTTCAAACCAGAATACACACACGTTAGTATTCAAGACGAAGCGCCTGTTTTAAATTCATATTCTTCGGCGACGTTAAGAAACATTTTTAAAAAGCCAATTGTTTTAGATGAAGTTGGTTATGAAGGTAACTTAGAAAGACGTTGGGGAAGATTAAGTCCAGAAAAAATGACACATTTGGTTTGGAACGGAGTAATTGCGGGAGCGTACGTTACACATGGCGAAGTTTATCGGTTTCATACAAAAGAAGACACTTTTTTCTGGGCAGATGGTGGTTCTTTAAAAGGAGAAAGTTGGAAACGAATTAAGTTTTTAAAGTCCATTATAGAAGCCGCTCCAGAACCATTATTTATGACGGATATTAGTAGAGATTTAAAAACGGCTTCTTCAGGAAAAGGTTTTTATTTCATCTATTTTGGAGAAGAAATCTCAGAATCTTGGGCATTTAATTTGCCAAAGAAAAACGGTGATTTAGAGAAACTTAAAGAAAACGTAAAATTTAAAGTAGAAATTATTGATACTTGGGATATGACGATTACTAAAGTTCCAGGAGTTTTCGAAACTCAAAAAGTAAAAGATAATTATCGCTTATACGATAAGGAATTAAAAGAAGTAAGACTGCCTTATAAACCTTATATCGCTTTAAGAATTACAGAAATTAATTAA
- a CDS encoding glycoside hydrolase 43 family protein, translating into MRTILIALGLLSIFSLSAQDKTVSKVWVSDNGDGTYTNPILHADYSDPDVVRVGNDYYMTASSFNASPSLPILHSKDLVNWELVNYALQKQIPLDVFSIPQHGNGVWAPCIRFHNSEYYIYYPDPDYGIYMIKTKDPKSSWSDPVLVKGGKGLIDPTPLWDDDGKVYLAYAFAGSRAGIKSLLVIATMNAEGTKTNDDEVMIIDGHTNESTIEGPKFYKRKGYYYIFAPAGGVSTGWQTILRSKSVYGPYEKKTVLHQGNTNINGPHQGAWVTTQTDEDWFFHFQDKDAYGRVVHLQPMKWENDWPVMGVDQNNDGIGEPVSTYKKPNVGKSYPIVTPPDSDEFNQPKLGLQWQWHANPEVYYGFPTSMGHFTMYCRPKPEIADDLYTVPNLLLQKFPSDEFVATTKMTFNARFDGEKTGLVIMGLDYTYLQVKQENGQLVLSQITCEKADKKGKEIVIESKKIKSNTFYLRAKISKGGICNLFYSENGKKFKSIGNNFTAREGKWIGAKIGFLALREGVINDSGSVDIDWFRISK; encoded by the coding sequence ATGAGAACTATTTTAATTGCATTAGGTTTATTATCTATTTTTAGTTTATCGGCACAAGATAAAACTGTTTCTAAAGTTTGGGTTTCAGATAATGGAGATGGTACATATACAAATCCCATTTTACATGCAGATTATTCAGATCCAGATGTTGTAAGAGTAGGTAACGATTATTATATGACAGCATCGTCTTTTAACGCTTCTCCAAGTTTGCCAATTTTGCATTCTAAAGATTTAGTGAATTGGGAATTGGTAAATTATGCACTTCAAAAACAAATTCCGTTAGACGTATTTTCTATTCCTCAACATGGAAATGGCGTTTGGGCTCCATGTATAAGATTTCATAATAGCGAATATTATATTTATTATCCAGATCCAGATTATGGAATTTATATGATTAAAACCAAAGACCCTAAAAGTTCTTGGTCTGATCCTGTTTTAGTAAAAGGTGGAAAAGGATTAATTGATCCAACACCACTCTGGGATGATGATGGAAAAGTTTATTTGGCATATGCATTTGCAGGTAGTAGAGCAGGTATTAAAAGTTTATTAGTTATTGCAACAATGAATGCAGAAGGCACCAAAACTAATGATGATGAAGTTATGATTATTGATGGTCATACAAATGAATCTACTATTGAAGGACCTAAATTTTACAAACGAAAAGGTTACTATTATATTTTTGCACCTGCAGGAGGTGTTTCTACAGGTTGGCAAACTATTTTAAGATCAAAATCTGTTTATGGGCCTTATGAGAAGAAAACAGTTTTGCATCAAGGTAATACCAATATTAATGGACCACATCAAGGAGCTTGGGTAACGACGCAAACTGATGAAGATTGGTTTTTTCATTTTCAAGATAAAGATGCTTATGGTCGTGTTGTTCATTTACAGCCTATGAAATGGGAAAATGATTGGCCAGTTATGGGAGTTGATCAAAATAATGATGGAATTGGAGAGCCTGTTTCAACCTATAAAAAACCAAATGTTGGAAAATCGTATCCAATTGTTACTCCACCAGATTCGGATGAATTTAATCAACCAAAATTAGGATTACAATGGCAATGGCATGCAAATCCTGAAGTCTATTATGGTTTTCCTACTTCTATGGGACATTTTACAATGTATTGTAGACCAAAACCAGAAATAGCTGATGATTTATATACTGTTCCAAATTTATTGTTGCAAAAATTTCCTTCTGATGAATTTGTAGCAACTACAAAAATGACTTTTAATGCTCGTTTTGATGGTGAAAAAACAGGCTTGGTAATCATGGGGTTAGATTATACATATCTGCAGGTAAAACAAGAAAACGGTCAGTTAGTTTTATCACAAATTACTTGTGAAAAAGCAGATAAAAAAGGAAAAGAAATTGTAATTGAATCAAAAAAAATAAAATCAAATACGTTTTACTTAAGAGCAAAAATAAGTAAAGGCGGAATTTGTAATTTATTTTATAGTGAAAACGGAAAGAAATTTAAATCCATAGGAAATAACTTTACTGCAAGAGAAGGAAAATGGATAGGTGCTAAAATAGGGTTTTTAGCTTTGCGTGAAGGCGTAATTAATGATTCTGGAAGTGTAGATATAGATTGGTTTAGAATTAGTAAATAA